The nucleotide window GTGCCGTCGGCGTCGCGGTCGGCGGACGTGCCCACGAGCACCCGCAGGATGTTGGGATGGCCGGGCGGGTCCTTGGTGCCGGCGCCGACGCCGACCGAATGGGGCACCAACGCCGGTGGGGGCCCCCAGCTGGTGGCGATGGTGGCGAGCAGGGCCGCGCCCGACGGCGTGCACAGCTCCATCGCGGCCGGATGGGCGGCGATCGGGGCGCCGGCGCCGCTGAGGATCTCCAGGACGGCGGGCACGGGCACCGGCATCGGGCCGTGCCCGGTGCGGACCGTGCCGGAGCCCACCGCGACCGGACCGACCACCCGGGCGGGCGCGTCGAGCAGGCCCAGATCAGCCAGCGCGAGGGCGCAACCGACCAGGTCGACCACCGCGTCGAGGGCACCGACCTCGTGGAAGTGAATGTCCGCCAGCGGCACGCCGTGGACTCGCGCCTCGGCCCGCGCCAGCGTGTTGAAGGCGGAAACCGCGAACGCGTGCACCGCCGGCGGGAGGGCGGCGCGGGTGATGATCGCGGTCACCGCCGCCAGGTCGCGGTGGGTGCCGGAGTCGGGTGCCGTGACGATCAGCCGAGCAGCGCGCAGGCCGTGCCGGCGTACGGCTTCCAGCTCCAGTGCGACCGGCTCGACCGCGAGTCGCGCCACGCCCTGCCGCACGGCGGCCAGGCTCGCGCCCGCGTCGAGCAGCGCGGCCAGCAGCATGTCGCCGGCGGCGCCGTTGCTGGGGTCGACCCACAGGGCGGCCGGTCCGGTCGCCGCGCCCGCCTCCGCCGCCTCGGCCGGCTCGGCCGTCGTGAGCAGCTCAGTCATTTCGCGGCCGCGCAGCTCGACATGCGGCGGGCGATCCGGGCGGCGGCGACGCCGGCGCCGAAGCCGTTGTCCACATTGACCGTCAACACGCCCGGCGCACACGAGTTCAGTGTGGCCAGCCACGCGGTCAGACCGTCCAGGTGCCAGCCGTAGCCGACGCTGGTGGGCACCGCGATCAGCGGGCTGCCGATCAGTCCGCCGAGGACGGACGGCAGTGCGGCCTCCATCCCGGCGATCGCCACGACGACGTCGGCGCGGGCGATGCGGTCACGCTCGGCCAGTAGTCGGTGCAGGCCGGCCACACCCACGTCCACCACGAGGTCCGGTCTGGCGCCGAAGACGGCCACAGTGGCCGCGCACTCGCGGGCTACCGGTAGGTCGCTCGTGCCGCCGCAGGCGATGGCGACCGTGCCCACGGGCGTCCGGGCGGGGCCGACCACCGCGACCCGGCACACGGGGTCCACCACATCGGCGCCGAACTCGTCGGCGCAGCGGGCCATGGCCTCGTCGCTGAGCCGGGTGGCGAGGATCGGCGTGTCGGGGTGGGCGACGCGCAACGCGCGCATCGCGCCGGTCACCTGCTCGGGGGTTTTGCCCGCGCCGTAAACCACCTCGGGGTCGCCGGTGCGCGACAGACGGTCCACGTCCATCCGTGCGAATCCTAGGTCGATGAATTCCGGTGCGGACACCTCACGCTCCTTCCAGTACTGTCGAACTGTGAGACCTGATGATTGGGCCTGCGGGGCGGCGGATCAGCTCGTCGCGGAATTCACACGATACGGCAAAACGCTCGTGGCATTCTCCGGTGGCGTGGACTCCAGCGTCGCCCTCGCGGCGGCGGTGCGGGCTCTGGACCCGGCCGATGTCGCGGCGGTGACGGCGGTCTCGGCCGCGGTTCCCGCCGCTGAGGTGGCCGCGGCCCGCGACTTCTGCGCCGGGCTCGGCGTGGCGCACCACGTGCTCGGCACCCGCGAGATGGAGGTCGAGGGCTACCGCGAGAACGGCCCGCGCCGGTGCTACTTCTGCAAGAGCACGCTCATCGACGCGGTGCGTGAGCTGGCCGACCGGCTCGGCTTCCAGACCGTGGTGACCGGCACGAACGCCTCGGACGTGGTGGCCGGCTTCCGACCCGGGATCGCGGCCGCCGCCGAGCGTGCCGCCCGTACACCGTTGGCCGACCTGGCGATGGACAAGCCGACGGTGCGCGCGGTGGCCCGGCTCTGGGGGCTGGACACGGCCGCCAAGCCGGCCGCCGCGTGCCTGGCCAGCCGCATCGCGTACGGCGTGGCCATCTCGCCGGCCCGGCTGGCCCGGGTGGAGTTGGCCGAGTCGGCCGCGCGCCGCCTGCTGGACCCGCACGGGGTGGTCGACCTGCGGGTCCGTGACCTGGGCGACGGCGTGCGCCTGGAGGTCGACGCGCCCGCCGTGGAGCGGGCCCGAGGCGACCAGCGACTCGTGGCGGCCATCCGCGCGGCCGGGTTCCCCGACGAGCCGATCACCGTCGAGGCGTTCCGCTCCGGATCGATGAACGAGCTGCTCCACGACCCGGACCACTGGCGCTGAGCGACGGCGCGGTTTTTTCGCGCATCGGTGGGCTGACGCGAGGCTCGATTGACGCTATCCTCGGCTGGTGAATTACAACCCGGGCGACCAACCCGTCACGCCGAACTGGTCTCTCGACGGTGCGCACGTGCTCCTCACCGGGGTGACCGGGTTCCTGGGGCAGGCATCGCTGGAGCGGCTGCTCGCCGACCACCCCAACACCCGGGTGACGGTGCTGGTGCGCGGTCGGGGCGCGACATCGGGCGCCGACCGTGTCGCCGGGTTGACGCGCAAGCCGGTGTTCCGCACGCTGCGCCGCCGCATTGGCGGGCCGGCGCTCGCGGAGCTGCTGGCCGAGCGCGTCACGGTCATCGAGGGCGACCTCACCGACGCCGTGCCGGCGCTGCCCGAGGACCTGACCACTGTCATCCACTGTGCGTCCACGGTGTCCTTCGACCCGCCGATCGACGACGCGTTCCAGGTCAACGTCGGCGGTCTGGTCAACCTCTACGACGCGATCGTCGCGCTGCCACGGCGTCCGCACGTGCTGCACGTCTCCACGGCCTACGTCGCCGGCGCCCGCAAGGGTGTCGTGGCGGAGGCGCCACTTGACCATGACGTCGACTGGGACGCCGAGCTCACCGCCGCGCTGGCCGCCCGCGCCGAGGTGGAGCGCGCCTCCCGCCGTCCGGAGGCACTGCGCACGCTGTTGGCCGAGGCCCGCGCCGAGCACGGCAAGGCCGGCCCGCAGGCGACGGCGCGGGCCGCGGAGGAGGCGCGGCGCCGACGGGTGACCGAGCGGCTTGTCGACTACGGCAGACTGCGGGCGCACAGCGTCGGCTGGCCGGATGTCTACACGTTCACCAAGGCGCTGGGGGAGCGGGTCGCCGAGCAGTACGCCCGCGACGAAGGGCTGCGCGTCTCCGTCGTGCGCCCGGCGATCGTGCAGAGCGCCCTGCGTCACCCGTTCCCCGGCTGGTTCGACTCCTTCAAGATGGTGGATCCGATCATCCTGTCGTACGGGCGCGGCACGCTGCCGGACTTCCCGGGCCTGCCCGACGCGGTGGTGGACATCGTCCCCATCGACCTGGTCACCAACGCTCTCCTCGCGGTCGCGGCCGTCGAGCCGGAACCCGGCACGCCGGTCTACTACCACGTCGGCACCGGCGCGCGGAATCCGCTCACCCAACGCCAGCTGGACGAGAACATCCGCAACTACTTCCGCCGTCATCCGCTGCCCGAGGCGGGTCGGGGCCACATCGCGGTGCCGACCTGGCGGTTTCCCGGTGCCAGCCAGATCGAGCGGAGACTGCGCGCCGGTGAGCGCGCCGTCTCGTTCGCCGAACGGGCGCTGCTGCGGCTACCGGCCTCGCCGCGCACGCGGGACTGGATGACGAAGGTGCACAAGGAGACCAAGCGGATCGAGTCGCTGCGCCGGCTGTCCACCCTCTACGGCGTCTACACCGAGGTAGAGGCCATCTATACCGACGGCAACGTGCTGGCGCTGCACCGCCGATTGCCCGATGAGGTGGTCAGCCGGGGCAGCTTCGACGCCGCCGAGGTGGACTGGCCGCACTACCTACAGGAGGTGCACTGCCCGAGCATCACCGCGCTGTTGAGGCAGTCGGTGACCCGGCGTCCCCGCTCCAACAGGCGCGGGCAGCTGCCGGAGGGCCGCGACACCGTGGCGGTCTTCGACCTGGAGGGCACGGTGGTGGCGTCCAACCTCATCGAGGCTTTCCTGTGGGCCCGCCTGGCCGACCGGCCGAAGGGCACCTGGGCCAGGGAACTCGCCGCGCTCGCCGGCGCCGCGCCGCGCTATCTGCGCGCCGAGCAGCGCAGCCGCGGCGAGTTCATCCGAACCTTCATGCGACGGTACGCCGGCGCCTCGGAGGATGCCCTGCGTGAACTGATCAGGGACCGGCTGGGTGACGCGCTGCTGCGGCGGTCGCTGCCGGAGGCGATCCGGCAGGTTCGCGCGCATCGTGCGGCCGGCCACCGCACGATCCTGATCACCGGCACCGCGGACATCCTCATCGAATCGCTGCGGCCGCTGTTCGACGACGTGGTCGCGAGCCGGCTGCACGTGCGCGACGGCGTGCTGACCGGCTTCCTGGCCGCTCCACCACTTGTGGGCGAGGCCCGACTGGCCTGGCTCCGCCAGCACGCCGAGGACATCGGCGCCGACCTGAGCAGCTCGTACGCGTACGGCGACAGCTTCTCCGACCGATCACTTCTTGAGGGGGTGGGCAATCCGGTGGCCGTCAACCCCGATCCCAAGCTGTTCCGGCACGCCAAGCGCCACAACTGGCGCATCGAGGAGTGGGGTGGTCACACGGTCGGTCCGGTCGAGACGATGGTGGAGCTGACCACGTCGGCTGCCGGCCCCGGCGCGCGGGGAGCGGCCCGATGATGCCGGCCCTGGAATACCGCCAGTCCACCCCCCGCTTCCTCGCCGCCCGTGGCGCCAGCTCCACCCGGCTCGGCGGTCGGATGTCCGGCGTGCTGGCCAGCAACGTGGCGCCGCTTCGTCTGGTGCACCGCGCCGAGCCCAGCCTGCCCGCCGGCGAGTGGGTTCGGCTGCGGCCGTTGCTGTCCGGCATCTGCGGCTCGGACGTCAGCCTGTTGACGGGCCGCTCGTCGCCATACTTCGGCGCTGTCGTGTCGATGCCGTTCGTGCCCGGGCACGAGGTGGTCGCGGAGACCCTGGACGACCTGCCCGGCCTGGCCAAGGGCAGCCGCGTGGTGGTCGACCCGGTGCTGTCCTGCGCGGTGCGTGGCGGCACGCCCTGCCGCTGGTGCGTCGCGGGGCAGCACAGCCGGTGCGACCGGGTGACCGCCGGTCGCGTCTCCGCCGGCCTGCAGACCGGCTACTGCACCGACACCGGCGGCGGCTGGGGTCGACAGATGGTCGCCCACGCCGCCCAGTTGCACCAGGTGCCGGACACGTTGGACGACCGCCGGGCGGTGCTCGTCGAGCCGCTGGCCTGCGCGGTGCATTCGGTCCGCCGGGCGAACGTGCCGGCGGGCGCGGCCGTGTTGATCGTCGGCGCCGGCACGGTGGGACTGCTGACCCTGCTGGCGTTGCGCGCCCTGACCAAGGCCGGCCCCATCTACGTGGTCGCCAAGCACGCGCACCAGCACGCCCGGGCCCGCGAGCTCGGGGCGACCGAGGTGTTCCAGCCGTCCCGCGCTGCCCGTGCGGTGCGCCGCGCCTGCGGTGGCACGCTGGAGCAGCCCATGATCGGCGGTGACTTCCTGCTCGGCGGTGCGGATGTGGCGTTCGAGTGCACAGGCGCCGGGTCCGGTCTGGACATGGCGCTGCGGCTGGTCCGCGCCGGCGGCACGGTGCTGCTGTCCGGGATGCCCTCCGGCGGCGTGGACCTGACACCGGTGTGGTTCCGGGAGTTGAACCTCGTCGGGTCGTACGCCTCCAGCGGCAGCGCGACGAGCCCGGCCGCCGGGCCCGAGACCGATGAGCAGGGGACCGCCGAGCCCGCTGGTGGCGCGTTCGCCGAGGCCATGGCGCTGGCCGCCGAGGCTCCTCTGGACGGCTACGTCGACGCGATCTACCCGCTGTCGCGCTGGCGGGAGGCGCTCGGTCACGCCGCCAAGGCTGGGCAGTTGGGCGCCGTCAAGGTCGCCTTCGACCCCAGCCGGAACTGATCCAGCAATCCGACGCACAAGCACGAGCCGGAACGACGAGAGGACATTTCATGAGCAGACCTGGCTTCGTGCTCGAGGTCGATGAGCGTACGCCGCCGCTGCTCGTACACCAGGGGGAGGGTTTCCTCCTCGAGCGGTTCCCGCTCGGCACGCGGGTGGTGTACCCGCCGGACTCACTGCCGCCCGTCGCCAACGTCGACGCCGCCATCCAACGCGCGCTGATGCAGCCGGTGGATTCTCCGCCGCTGCCCGACCTGCTGCGCTCCGGGATGCGACTGACGATCGTCTTCGACGACATCTCGCTCCCGTTGCCGCAGATGCGCCCGCCGGACATCCGGCAGCGGGTGATCGAGCACGTGCTGGAGCTCGCCGCCGAGGCAGGCGTGGACGACGTCGAGCTGATCGCGGCGAACTCGTTGCACCGCCGGATGACGCCGGCCGAGCTGAAGCGGATCGTCGGGGAGCGGGTGTTCCGGGCGTTCTTCCCCAAGCACCTGCGTAACCACGATGCCGAGGACCCGGATGGGCTGGTCCACCTGGGCACCACAGCGCACGGCGAGGACGTGGAGATCAACCGGCGGGCCGCCGAGAGCGACCTGATTGTGTACGCCAACATCAACCTCACCGCGATGAGCGGCGGCAGCAAGTCGGTCACCGTGGGGCTCGGCTCCTACCGGAGCCTGCGCCACCACCACAACGTCCACACGCTGCGCCACTCGCGCTCCTTCAACGACCCGCCGAATTCGGCCATGCACCACTCGTACGACCGGATGGCCGAGGTGCTGGGCGAGGCTGTCAAGGTCTTCACGATCGAGACCACGCTGAACCTGGACTCCTTCCCCAACCACGTCGGCTTCCTCAACCGCCGGGAGTGGGAGTGGGGGATCGGCGACCAGCTCTCCTATCTGGCGGCCAAGCGGGCCAACGACCTGGCGCCGCCCAAGCTGCGTCGGCGTCTCTGGCAGAGCAACGACGCGCCGTACGGGGTGACAGGTGTCAACGCCGGCCGGCCGGACTCGGTGCACCCGCTCACCCTCGCCAACGTGCACCGCCAGCAGCTCACCGAGGTGCAGGGCCAGAGTGACATCGGCGTGTGGGGTCTGCCCTTCATCTGCCCGTACAACGTCAACTCGATCATGAACCCGATCCTGGTGATGTCGCTGGGCCTGGGCTATTTCTTCAACCTCTACCGCAATCAGCCGATCGTGCGGCGCGGCGGGGTGGGCATCTTCTACCACCCGATGCCGAAGGAGTTCCACCCCGTGCACCACCCCAGCTACATCGACTTCTTCGAGGAGGTCCTGCCGCAGACCACCGACCCGGCGGCGATCGAGGCGAAGTACGAGCAGCAGTTCGCCACCGACCCGTGGTACACCCACCTGTACCGGACCAGCTACGCCTACCACGGCGTGCACCCGTTCTACATGTGGTACTGGGGGGCCCACGCGATGGAGCACCTCGGTGACGTGATCTTCGTCGGCGCCGACCGTAAGACGGCGGCGGTGATGGGCTTCCGGGCGGCCTCCTCGCTCGCCGACGCGCTGGAGATGGCGCGTGACACCGTCGGGTCGAGCCCGAGCATCACCTACCTGCACGCCCCGCCGGTGACGCTGGCGGACGTCCGATGACGGGGGAGGCGACGTGCGCCTGATCGACGAGGTGAGGCTGCTGCGCGGCCGTCGCGACTGGCGTGGCCGGGCTACCACGCCTCGCTCCGCCGAGCCGTACGAGATCCGCCGGGAGCGCTCCGAGTTCCCGACTGACTGGGCCCGGACGCGGGCGGCGAGGGCGGTCCGCTTCGGCCTGCAGCGGGGGGTGCTCAAGTCGGTGGCCTGGACCCAGACCCACCCGGTCGTGCGCGGCACGGAGTACCTCGACGGGTTGCAGGGTCCGGCCGTCTTCGTCTCCAACCACGCGAGTCACCTGGATACGCCGCTGATCCTCGGCTCGGTGCCCCGTCGGTTCGCGCGGCGGCTGGCCGTCGGTGCGGCCGCCGACTACTTCTTCGACGCACGCTGGCGCGCCGTCGTGACGTCGCTGGTGTTCAACGCCTTCCCGATCGAGCGGCAGGGCGATCAGCGGCTGCGCAGCCGCGCCACCAAGCTGCTCGCCGACGGGTGGAGCCTGCTGCTCTTCCCGGAGGGCAGCAGGTCCGCCGACGGCTGGATGACCGGGATGCGGCTGGGCGCGGCCCATCTGTGCTGCACGCACGGGGTGCCGGCGGTGCCGGTCGCGCTGCGCGGCACGTTCGGTGCCATGCCGCGCGGACGGAACTGGCCGATGCCTGGGCGCCGCACCGTCGTGGTTCGCTACGGCCGGCCACTGTGGCCGCGCGAAGGCGAGGGGGCACGGGCGTTCCACGAGCGGATGTCGGCTGCTGTCGGCCGGCTGTGGGTGGAGGAGGAGGTCGGCTGGTACCGCTCTCTGCGTACCCCGCCGGCGGTTGCGGTAGCCTCCACCGCCGGGCCGCAGGCCGCCGATTGGCGGCGGATGTGGGAGTCGACGCGTCCGCTGCCGGCGGCCGACGGCCGGCCGGCCCGGCGGATCTGGCCGACCAGTCGGTCGTGACCGGCAGGCGCTACGCCCGCTCGCGCGGGAGATCGACGCCTTGCTGGGCTGTGCTGGCGACACCGCCGGTCGGGATCCGGTAGGCGCCGAAGAAGACCGCCAGCCCCACCACGACGGTGAACGCCAGCAAGGCGTTCTCCGCGACGCTGTCGACGATCGGCAACGCCTCCGCGTGGGCCAGGTGGAACAGCAGATGTGGCGTGTTCGCGACGACCGCTGCGGCCGCTGCGGCGAGGCACAACTCCCGCACCGGCCGCACGGCCGCCCACCCGAGGACCACCGCCAACGCCAGGTATGCGTAGCCCAGATCGGACAGCAGGTGCCCGTTGTACGGGCCGCCGGCGGCCACCCACCCCGCGCCGAACGGGAACCAGTCGAAGAACCACAGTGGTGCCACGGACGCTGGCACGCCGAGGGCGAGCATCTGGGCGGCCAGTACCGCCGAGCCGATTCGAACCCACCGCATTGGACGTTTCCTGTGCGCATCTGCTTCGTGTGTCGGCATCTTGCCTCTGTTCTGAGGTTCGTTGACACCCTTCAACCCGGGCATCTATGGTTCGACCACTCCTCGCTTAATGAATTACTAGCACAGAGTCGCTCACGGGAAGGCTGAGACGTTGCGATCGTACGGGTCCTACATCGCAGGTCAGGACGTTCCGGCGGACAAGTGGGTGCATTGCCTGCGCGCCTCGGCCGTGCTCGACGACATGCTGCCGCAGCTCTCCCTGAAGCGTGACCTGGACCGCGGCCGGCGCCACGACGGCGACGAGCACGCGAGCGTGCTGGCCCGATGCGCGGTGGCCGACGACACAGTTGTGGAGCGGGCCATCCAGGCCGCTGCGGCGGCTGCCCCGGCCTGGGGCGCGACGCCGCTCGAGGTGCGGCTCCGGGTGGTGCACCGGCTCCACGAGGAACTGCGCCGGCGCCACGACGAGGTGGTGGAGGTCCTCGTTCAGGAGGGCCACCCACGCGCGCTCGCCGAGTGGGAGCTGGCCGGCTGCCTGCACGGCACCAGTCCCGAGACCGTTGGTCTCTGCGCCGAGCAGATGCACCGGGAGTACGAGGACCCGCACCGACGCCTGCTGGTGGTGCGCAAGCCGGACGGCGTGGTCGCGCTGAGTCCGCCGCAGAACGCGGCGGCGGTCAATTCACTGCTCGGGGTACCCGCGCTCGCGGCTGGCAACGCGCTCGTCGTCAAGGCGCCACGCGGAAGCCCGTACGGCGTGATGTTCGTGCTCCGAGAGATCGTGGCACCGATCCTCGACGAGGTCGGCGCCCCACCCGGCACCCTGAACATCGTCTGTGGCCCGCCCAAGAGGATCCTCGACCAGTTCTTGGCCAGCCCGCTCGTCAACGACATCTTCTACTTCGGCA belongs to Micromonospora ureilytica and includes:
- the larC gene encoding nickel pincer cofactor biosynthesis protein LarC; the protein is MTELLTTAEPAEAAEAGAATGPAALWVDPSNGAAGDMLLAALLDAGASLAAVRQGVARLAVEPVALELEAVRRHGLRAARLIVTAPDSGTHRDLAAVTAIITRAALPPAVHAFAVSAFNTLARAEARVHGVPLADIHFHEVGALDAVVDLVGCALALADLGLLDAPARVVGPVAVGSGTVRTGHGPMPVPVPAVLEILSGAGAPIAAHPAAMELCTPSGAALLATIATSWGPPPALVPHSVGVGAGTKDPPGHPNILRVLVGTSADRDADGTPWLGEPLHRVDTTIDDVDPRVWPDLLEQLRAVGAADAWCTPVLMRKGRPGQLLSVLTAPAQLDLVCRLVFTYTGTLGVRVSTVQRRRLRRDQIAMPYGDAAVRVKRGYLGDRLVSVQPEYDDALAVAQRADVPVARVLDEVRAVARGAGAPPEAGPLSEATTA
- the larB gene encoding nickel pincer cofactor biosynthesis protein LarB; translation: MDVDRLSRTGDPEVVYGAGKTPEQVTGAMRALRVAHPDTPILATRLSDEAMARCADEFGADVVDPVCRVAVVGPARTPVGTVAIACGGTSDLPVARECAATVAVFGARPDLVVDVGVAGLHRLLAERDRIARADVVVAIAGMEAALPSVLGGLIGSPLIAVPTSVGYGWHLDGLTAWLATLNSCAPGVLTVNVDNGFGAGVAAARIARRMSSCAAAK
- the larE gene encoding ATP-dependent sacrificial sulfur transferase LarE, which produces MNSGADTSRSFQYCRTVRPDDWACGAADQLVAEFTRYGKTLVAFSGGVDSSVALAAAVRALDPADVAAVTAVSAAVPAAEVAAARDFCAGLGVAHHVLGTREMEVEGYRENGPRRCYFCKSTLIDAVRELADRLGFQTVVTGTNASDVVAGFRPGIAAAAERAARTPLADLAMDKPTVRAVARLWGLDTAAKPAAACLASRIAYGVAISPARLARVELAESAARRLLDPHGVVDLRVRDLGDGVRLEVDAPAVERARGDQRLVAAIRAAGFPDEPITVEAFRSGSMNELLHDPDHWR
- a CDS encoding HAD-IB family hydrolase, whose amino-acid sequence is MNYNPGDQPVTPNWSLDGAHVLLTGVTGFLGQASLERLLADHPNTRVTVLVRGRGATSGADRVAGLTRKPVFRTLRRRIGGPALAELLAERVTVIEGDLTDAVPALPEDLTTVIHCASTVSFDPPIDDAFQVNVGGLVNLYDAIVALPRRPHVLHVSTAYVAGARKGVVAEAPLDHDVDWDAELTAALAARAEVERASRRPEALRTLLAEARAEHGKAGPQATARAAEEARRRRVTERLVDYGRLRAHSVGWPDVYTFTKALGERVAEQYARDEGLRVSVVRPAIVQSALRHPFPGWFDSFKMVDPIILSYGRGTLPDFPGLPDAVVDIVPIDLVTNALLAVAAVEPEPGTPVYYHVGTGARNPLTQRQLDENIRNYFRRHPLPEAGRGHIAVPTWRFPGASQIERRLRAGERAVSFAERALLRLPASPRTRDWMTKVHKETKRIESLRRLSTLYGVYTEVEAIYTDGNVLALHRRLPDEVVSRGSFDAAEVDWPHYLQEVHCPSITALLRQSVTRRPRSNRRGQLPEGRDTVAVFDLEGTVVASNLIEAFLWARLADRPKGTWARELAALAGAAPRYLRAEQRSRGEFIRTFMRRYAGASEDALRELIRDRLGDALLRRSLPEAIRQVRAHRAAGHRTILITGTADILIESLRPLFDDVVASRLHVRDGVLTGFLAAPPLVGEARLAWLRQHAEDIGADLSSSYAYGDSFSDRSLLEGVGNPVAVNPDPKLFRHAKRHNWRIEEWGGHTVGPVETMVELTTSAAGPGARGAAR
- a CDS encoding zinc-dependent alcohol dehydrogenase; amino-acid sequence: MMPALEYRQSTPRFLAARGASSTRLGGRMSGVLASNVAPLRLVHRAEPSLPAGEWVRLRPLLSGICGSDVSLLTGRSSPYFGAVVSMPFVPGHEVVAETLDDLPGLAKGSRVVVDPVLSCAVRGGTPCRWCVAGQHSRCDRVTAGRVSAGLQTGYCTDTGGGWGRQMVAHAAQLHQVPDTLDDRRAVLVEPLACAVHSVRRANVPAGAAVLIVGAGTVGLLTLLALRALTKAGPIYVVAKHAHQHARARELGATEVFQPSRAARAVRRACGGTLEQPMIGGDFLLGGADVAFECTGAGSGLDMALRLVRAGGTVLLSGMPSGGVDLTPVWFRELNLVGSYASSGSATSPAAGPETDEQGTAEPAGGAFAEAMALAAEAPLDGYVDAIYPLSRWREALGHAAKAGQLGAVKVAFDPSRN
- a CDS encoding lactate racemase domain-containing protein, with translation MSRPGFVLEVDERTPPLLVHQGEGFLLERFPLGTRVVYPPDSLPPVANVDAAIQRALMQPVDSPPLPDLLRSGMRLTIVFDDISLPLPQMRPPDIRQRVIEHVLELAAEAGVDDVELIAANSLHRRMTPAELKRIVGERVFRAFFPKHLRNHDAEDPDGLVHLGTTAHGEDVEINRRAAESDLIVYANINLTAMSGGSKSVTVGLGSYRSLRHHHNVHTLRHSRSFNDPPNSAMHHSYDRMAEVLGEAVKVFTIETTLNLDSFPNHVGFLNRREWEWGIGDQLSYLAAKRANDLAPPKLRRRLWQSNDAPYGVTGVNAGRPDSVHPLTLANVHRQQLTEVQGQSDIGVWGLPFICPYNVNSIMNPILVMSLGLGYFFNLYRNQPIVRRGGVGIFYHPMPKEFHPVHHPSYIDFFEEVLPQTTDPAAIEAKYEQQFATDPWYTHLYRTSYAYHGVHPFYMWYWGAHAMEHLGDVIFVGADRKTAAVMGFRAASSLADALEMARDTVGSSPSITYLHAPPVTLADVR
- a CDS encoding lysophospholipid acyltransferase family protein, whose product is MRLIDEVRLLRGRRDWRGRATTPRSAEPYEIRRERSEFPTDWARTRAARAVRFGLQRGVLKSVAWTQTHPVVRGTEYLDGLQGPAVFVSNHASHLDTPLILGSVPRRFARRLAVGAAADYFFDARWRAVVTSLVFNAFPIERQGDQRLRSRATKLLADGWSLLLFPEGSRSADGWMTGMRLGAAHLCCTHGVPAVPVALRGTFGAMPRGRNWPMPGRRTVVVRYGRPLWPREGEGARAFHERMSAAVGRLWVEEEVGWYRSLRTPPAVAVASTAGPQAADWRRMWESTRPLPAADGRPARRIWPTSRS